The window TTTTTGAACTACCGATCTATTCATATAATCTTCATATTTTATCTCTTCGCTATTTTTTATATCTTCCATAAAGTCCTTCTCAAGTCTTTTAGTGACCTTCTCATCATATATAAATCCATTTACTTCAAAATTAATCATAAAGCTTCTAAGATCCATATTAGCACTTCCCACAGAGCATATATCATCATCTATTATCAATATCTTTGAATGCATGAACCCTTTTTTGTATAGATATACTTTTCCTCCTGTTTTTAATATCTCTTTAAAATACGAAGATGATGCTAGATGAACTATTTTGTGATCTGCTATTTGTGGAAATATTATTCTTACATCCACACCACTCAAAGCTGCCGTTTTTAAAGCCATCAATACACTTTCGTCAGGTATAAAATAAGGCGTTTGTATATATATTCTCTTTTTTGCTTTTGATATAGCGCTAAAATAAGCTTGATGTATTACCTCCCAATCAGAATCAGGACCACTTGCAGCTATTTGAACTATACTGTCTCCTTTATAAGATATGGATGGAAAATACTGTCCATCAAATATTCTATTTTTGGTAGCAAAATACCAGTCTAGCAAAAATGTAAGCTGTAACATATAAACTGATTCACCCTTTATCTTCATATGAGTATCTCTCCAGAATCCGAATTTTTTATTTTTTCCTAAGTATTCGTCTCCTATATTTATCCCTCCTGTATACCCTATCTTTCCATCTATTATAGCTATCTTTCTGTGATTTCTATAGTTTAATCTTTTATTTAAAAAAGGAATTTTTGATTTTAAAAACGGATATATCTCTATATTATGCTCCCTCATCTCATCGAAAAACTTTCTATCAAACCAAAGTCTCCAACAACCTACATCATCGTAAAGTATTCTAACCTTTACTCCTTCATTTGCTTTTCTTATCAATATTTTCTTTATTTTATTTCCTATTTCTGAATTCTTTATAATGTAGTACTCCATGTGTATATGGTGCTTAGCTTTTCTTAGATCTCTTATCATCTCATCAAATTTTTCTTTTCCATTTGTAAGTATCTTTATATTATTGTTAAGTGTAAATGGAGTTCTTCCGGTATTTAATAATAGACTCATAACTCTCTTTGAATTATCCATGCTACTATCATTGAATATAATATCGTCCCTTATAGCCTGCTTTTCTATAAACAATAGATTGTCAAATTCCTTTATATTATTGAACAAATCACTGACTTTTATATCTGAAAATATCTTCTGAGTCTTAAATATTTTCTTTCGCCTAACATTTTGACCACAGAGTATATATATTATAAACCCACCTATTGGAAATACTACAAAAAGCAACAGCCATGCTATTGTTTTAGAAGGATCTCTATTCTCTAAGAATATTACTAACGATACTAATACTGCAGATATGGTGAATAATATTCCAAGTGCCCACATTATAGTGTCTATTATGTCAATCACCTCCTATTTTTTTCCTATACCAAGCTCCCTTGCATAGTAAAATAGATATTGTTGAGCAAATCCAGATAGATTTGAAAATTTATTTATACCATATTCTCTTATTTTCTTTAAGCTAAGATTTTCATCTACATAAAATTCTTCCATAACTCTCTTAACCCATACATCTACTGGAAATGTATCGTACTTTTCCATAGAGAATAACATTATACAATCTGCAACTTTTGGTCCAACTCCACAAAATTGTAAAAGTCCCTTCTTACACATATCTGTATCTAAATTCTTATATTTATATATATCTTCATTATCATTTTTTATTATAAAAGTTGTATCTTTTATATATTGATCTCTAAATCCAGTTCCACATTCTCTTATTTGTTCTTGTGTCAATGAATTCATCTTTTCAATAGATGGAAAAGCATAATGCTTCTTTCCTTTATATTCTCCTATATATTCTCCATAATTCATAGATAAATTTTCTATTGCCCTTTTTATCATAGATATCCTGTTATTAGCTGATATTATGAATGATATCAATATTTCCCATTCATCTTGATTGAGTATTCTTATCCCATATCCAAACTTTACAGCTTCATTTAAGTATTTGTCCATTTTAGATAATTCTTCTTTTATTTTAGAATAATCTCTATCTAAATCAAAATACTTATACCATATATTATGAAAATCTTCTAGATTTGTATTATTAAAATACACTAAATTATCTTCTTTTTTTATATTAAGTATTTTTTTAAACGCTACTCCAGTATAAGATCCATCTTCTTCTTCATTCCATCTAAAACATTGACCACACTCAAATATATGCTTAGGATCAAAGTCTTTCATATCTTCAACTATAACTGAATTATTTTTTTCATATATTTTCATAAATTTTCCTCTCCTCACTATGTATATATATATTTAATTTACCCAAAAAACATATTTTTAAATTTAGTTATTTAAATTTTATACAACAAAAAAGACAAAAAAATACCACATTCTCATAAAAGTAACCTACAATGAGAATGTGGTATTATTTTAATTTCTATACTATATCTTTAAATTCATCAATCACTACTTTTTGTTTTAATTTATTTTCTTTAATATCTGATTTCACCATCTTCACAAAAGAGAATCCAGTCATTATAACTACAATACAAACTGGAATACCAAATACTAGCG is drawn from Tepidibacter hydrothermalis and contains these coding sequences:
- the cls gene encoding cardiolipin synthase gives rise to the protein MIDIIDTIMWALGILFTISAVLVSLVIFLENRDPSKTIAWLLLFVVFPIGGFIIYILCGQNVRRKKIFKTQKIFSDIKVSDLFNNIKEFDNLLFIEKQAIRDDIIFNDSSMDNSKRVMSLLLNTGRTPFTLNNNIKILTNGKEKFDEMIRDLRKAKHHIHMEYYIIKNSEIGNKIKKILIRKANEGVKVRILYDDVGCWRLWFDRKFFDEMREHNIEIYPFLKSKIPFLNKRLNYRNHRKIAIIDGKIGYTGGINIGDEYLGKNKKFGFWRDTHMKIKGESVYMLQLTFLLDWYFATKNRIFDGQYFPSISYKGDSIVQIAASGPDSDWEVIHQAYFSAISKAKKRIYIQTPYFIPDESVLMALKTAALSGVDVRIIFPQIADHKIVHLASSSYFKEILKTGGKVYLYKKGFMHSKILIIDDDICSVGSANMDLRSFMINFEVNGFIYDEKVTKRLEKDFMEDIKNSEEIKYEDYMNRSVVQKIKESAARLFSAVL
- a CDS encoding DNA-3-methyladenine glycosylase family protein, with protein sequence MKIYEKNNSVIVEDMKDFDPKHIFECGQCFRWNEEEDGSYTGVAFKKILNIKKEDNLVYFNNTNLEDFHNIWYKYFDLDRDYSKIKEELSKMDKYLNEAVKFGYGIRILNQDEWEILISFIISANNRISMIKRAIENLSMNYGEYIGEYKGKKHYAFPSIEKMNSLTQEQIRECGTGFRDQYIKDTTFIIKNDNEDIYKYKNLDTDMCKKGLLQFCGVGPKVADCIMLFSMEKYDTFPVDVWVKRVMEEFYVDENLSLKKIREYGINKFSNLSGFAQQYLFYYARELGIGKK